The following are from one region of the Methyloprofundus sedimenti genome:
- the rsgA gene encoding ribosome small subunit-dependent GTPase A, whose translation MTDLHDGLVISHLGKGIAVEVDGHIILCQTRRKIATVAAGDKVKIRIVAQDQGCIEELLPRHSLLERPSKGAKTRPVAANIDQIFVVFATEPFCDFLLIDQYLAICENRNINALLIYNKSDLATACNIEQELETYQSLGYTLFRVSAKKNSGIDELKQALSHKISIFTGQSGVGKSSLTNALIPDKELKTNTVSAITKHGRHTTTAATLYHLPAGGDLIDSPGVAIFGLAGLSENQLAHGYREFQPYIDKCQFNDCRHLKDKGCAIQKAVKDGFISQSRYQRFVKLREKMPTD comes from the coding sequence ATGACTGACCTGCATGATGGACTCGTTATCTCCCACCTCGGTAAAGGTATTGCTGTTGAAGTTGATGGTCATATTATCCTTTGCCAGACCAGACGTAAAATAGCAACAGTTGCTGCCGGTGATAAAGTCAAAATAAGGATTGTTGCACAAGACCAGGGATGTATTGAAGAACTTCTACCACGCCATTCATTGCTGGAGCGACCCAGTAAAGGCGCAAAAACACGTCCGGTAGCCGCTAATATTGATCAGATTTTTGTGGTCTTTGCCACCGAACCATTTTGTGATTTTTTACTAATAGATCAATACCTTGCTATTTGTGAAAATCGCAACATCAATGCACTTTTAATCTACAATAAATCGGATTTAGCAACTGCTTGTAATATTGAGCAGGAGCTTGAAACCTATCAAAGTCTTGGCTATACCCTGTTTCGAGTGAGTGCAAAGAAAAATAGTGGGATTGACGAACTTAAACAGGCGTTAAGTCATAAAATCAGTATTTTTACCGGACAATCAGGCGTTGGTAAATCGTCTTTAACCAATGCCCTGATTCCAGATAAAGAACTAAAAACCAATACTGTCTCTGCAATAACCAAGCACGGCAGACACACGACAACGGCAGCTACGCTTTATCACTTGCCCGCAGGCGGAGATTTAATAGACAGCCCGGGAGTTGCTATTTTTGGCCTGGCTGGACTCTCAGAAAATCAACTGGCTCATGGCTATCGAGAATTTCAGCCTTATATAGACAAATGCCAATTCAACGATTGCAGGCACTTAAAAGACAAAGGCTGTGCTATACAAAAAGCGGTGAAAGATGGTTTCATCTCACAGTCTCGCTATCAGCGATTTGTAAAATTGCGCGAGAAAATGCCCACTGATTAA
- the recR gene encoding recombination mediator RecR, which produces MPKQELLAEVIDALCCMPGVGPKSAQRIALHLFQRDRGGAENLAKALQMAVDRLGLCKKCRTLCEHELCDLCASSKRDPQVICVVESPADVWLINQATNYTGVFFVLNGRLSPLDGIGPDEIGLDKLEQQLESSQITELILATNSTVEGEATAHYIAQLALPYKVKVSRIAHGVPVGGELEFIDSTTLAHAFSGRRNIE; this is translated from the coding sequence ATGCCAAAACAAGAATTGCTCGCAGAAGTTATTGATGCCTTATGTTGTATGCCTGGTGTGGGGCCAAAGTCTGCACAACGCATAGCCTTACATTTATTTCAACGCGACAGAGGCGGTGCTGAAAATCTGGCTAAAGCATTGCAAATGGCGGTTGATAGGCTAGGTTTGTGCAAAAAATGTCGCACCCTGTGCGAGCATGAATTATGCGATCTCTGCGCAAGTTCAAAGCGCGATCCGCAGGTAATATGTGTGGTGGAAAGTCCTGCCGATGTCTGGCTGATTAATCAGGCAACAAACTATACAGGTGTTTTCTTTGTTTTAAATGGACGTTTATCGCCATTAGATGGCATAGGACCAGATGAAATAGGCCTCGATAAATTAGAGCAGCAATTAGAAAGTAGTCAAATAACGGAACTTATTCTCGCGACAAACTCCACCGTTGAAGGTGAGGCGACAGCACATTACATTGCGCAATTAGCGTTACCTTATAAGGTTAAGGTAAGTCGCATTGCTCATGGTGTGCCGGTTGGTGGTGAGTTAGAATTTATTGATAGCACTACTCTGGCCCATGCGTTCAGTGGGCGACGCAATATTGAATAG
- a CDS encoding histidine triad nucleotide-binding protein, which yields MSDCLFCKMVAKEIQPDIVYEDEQILAFRDIHPKAPTHILVIPKQHVATLNDLHDKQLAGHLLQSVAQIADAEGIAETGYRTVINCNSAGGQEVYHLHLHLLGGRQMSWPAG from the coding sequence ATGAGTGATTGTTTATTTTGTAAAATGGTGGCAAAAGAAATTCAACCGGATATTGTCTATGAGGATGAGCAGATACTCGCTTTCAGAGATATACACCCGAAAGCGCCAACGCATATTTTAGTGATTCCCAAACAACATGTCGCAACCTTAAATGATTTACATGATAAGCAGCTGGCAGGACATTTATTACAAAGCGTAGCGCAGATTGCTGATGCGGAGGGTATTGCGGAAACTGGCTATAGGACGGTTATTAATTGTAATAGTGCCGGTGGGCAGGAGGTATATCACTTACACCTGCATTTATTAGGTGGCAGGCAAATGAGCTGGCCAGCGGGTTAA
- a CDS encoding YbaB/EbfC family nucleoid-associated protein has translation MKGALGNIMQQAQKMQEDMQKAQAELEALEVTGEAGGGLVSILMTGKREVRKVSIDDTLVGDDKEMLEDLVAAAINDAVHKVAKLKKEKMGDVTAGIPLPPGFKMPF, from the coding sequence ATGAAGGGTGCGCTTGGTAATATCATGCAGCAGGCTCAAAAAATGCAGGAAGACATGCAAAAAGCACAGGCTGAACTTGAGGCATTAGAGGTCACAGGTGAAGCGGGCGGTGGCTTGGTCAGTATTCTGATGACTGGAAAAAGAGAAGTGCGCAAGGTGTCTATTGATGATACTTTAGTGGGTGATGATAAGGAAATGCTGGAAGATTTGGTAGCCGCTGCTATTAATGATGCGGTACATAAAGTGGCTAAGCTTAAAAAGGAAAAAATGGGTGATGTCACTGCCGGTATTCCTCTGCCTCCCGGGTTTAAAATGCCATTTTAA